The stretch of DNA CAGCAGCCTTTCTCTGCCTGACTGGGCTCTCAGCAGAagctccccagcactgggggGCTTTGGCCATCATGTGCCAAAGGCACCACTGAGAGACTCAGCTTCCGTAATCCACCAGAGCCATCCACACGTGCCAGGGAATGACTCTGTATGTCCTGAGGTCTGAGGATTTGAGAAGGGATGGAGTATGTTCCAGATGTAGCTGATACAGCCTGgagaattttgcatttcaagcATTACGTTTCTTCTTAGAAAAGAAACTTCAGCCTAGGAAAGTGGACACCTGTCTTGAAAATTCCCCATGTTGTAAAAAGCTCGGGAAGctacagagaagaaaggagactCTCCACTCCTTACAGATTACCAGGAGATTAAGTTGATCAGTGACTCTGCTTGTATTGTGTACTAAAAGCCAcggtgctgctctgtgtgtgcgcacagtgctggtgctgagggCACAGCCGTCACCAGAGGGCCACTGGGCTTAATGGCACGGAGGGCAGGGCACTGGTGACTCGTGGATGGCATTGAGAAGAAACAAACAGGATTTCAAGAGATCTGTGTTCAAGATTGCTTAGAGACATTTATTGAGAGCTGCAGATTCAACCCACATCACAGGCTGTCGGAGTTTCTGAACTTCCCTGGAGTGTATGTGTGTTGGTGGAAGAACGGGGTAGGTAGGAGGGATGCGAGGAGTGGaatttgggtttgttgtttccATGCAAGTTCTGAGTAGCATAAGAACACCCACAGACACATCATCCTCCAAACCTGTAGTCACTGACGCACCCGTCTGCAGAGGGATTTTTCGAAGGCACCGTCACGAGGTGCCACCTGCCCTTTGAGCAGTGGAAAACCCCCTCCTCATCCCAGTGTCCTTGCAGCGAGATGGCAGCGGAGCAGCTCGGGTCAGGATCGATCCCTGGGACTGGACCCGGGGCCAGAGCACAGGGGATTTGGCCCCTGCAGGTAGGGGATGTACCACAGATCTGAAATTactcatctctttttttaaagcttgtatcttgctttttgttttgtccttACACAAAACAGCGGTGTTGTTCTGAAggtttttcattcagtttttaagatttttctgcaccttgctgccagtgctgcaccCTGTGCCACCAGACCTGACTCAGATGGCAGGTCAGTGTCAGGTCCTCGCTGCCAGGACATAGAACCGTCTTCCACAGGGGCAGAGGCTTCTTCTCCAACCGTGGTGTGTTCCTGCAAATGAAATGGAGAGTAACTAGGCAGCTCTCAGATGGACAGCCATGTGCACACTCTGTTTTTGCTTGCTAGCAGGGCCCAGCTCTGtccattttatttatatctCTTGCAAAGGGAAGGATTCTGTGCCTTTTGTGCAGGACACCACTGAATATTTCATTCCTCCTTGCCTCTCATCTAATGTAGGCTACACCTCACAAAGGAGGCAGAACAGACTTGAAATACTGTTTGTCAATGAAAGATGAGACCAGGTCCTTAGCAACGAAAAGGATGTTGCTCATTGTCTTCTGCAGGAGCCGATTCCATCCCACCCGTCACAAATGCCTTCCCGCGATCGCTGCCAGTGGCATAAAGGCTTCCAGCAGGGATCCCCGCTAGCAAGTGACCAAGTTTGCGCACCCGTTATGCTCCTGGCAAACACTGTCATCTTGTACATATTTAGCCTGATCACTCTGGCAGGTTATGAAAGACTAAATGGTGCAAACACATGTGGCAGATGCCGTTCTCGTGATAGCAGAGGAGCCGCTGAGCCCCTGTTGGGAGCGTGCCAGCTCCATCTCGTACACTGAAGAGCTTTATACTTTGAAGCCTTCCACGGCTTGCCCTGAGGGACTGCTGCTGAAGTGgtaataaaattcaaaatgagCCTCAGAAAGTCAACTTGTTGGTTTCAAATGGGGTTTTTCATTATTAAGCTTCCCTTTAGCAGCCATATGTAGAGATGCTCTGTCAAAAACACCGTCTGCCCCCTGAGAAAGGTGATTCGAACTGAAAAGATAAATAGATGCAAGCACAGAGCCGGCAAAGAAGGTGAATTGTTTGTGTGAGGTGAATCTCCAAATGGCTCTTGGTGTTCTTCAGGTGAAGGGAAGTAGAGGAAGCCTGGGAGTAAATGTTGGTTACTGGGAGCTCCTTCTGGCAGCCTATCTAGAAAATATGGACAAGGCATTCTCTGTTCCCCAAAAACGggcattttatttgcattaaagATTCCAAACTGGATTTGAGcttcaaaacatttcagattttgaGCTCCAAATCTGTGGATATTGACGGGAAGAGTTAAAATTGTAGTTATAGATGGAGCTGGCACCCCTGAAACATTTACAAACAGCATTTAATGCAACACCTCAGTGAGGCAGGTGAACCTGTTAACTGAGGTAAGGCAGTTGGAAGGTGTGCCTCAGTCGAGAGAGGAAATAATCTGCTCAGGGTTACAGTCAAAATTAAGATGCCAGCTTGAAGACAAAACATTTGGCCAGTGGAACGTGGCTTTTACCACGGCATATCAGTAAAACCAGAGTCTTTCATTACCTTAATGTATTCTTGTGTAAcacctccctttctctctttgctATTTATTGTCAACAGTGAGTTAAAGGTTTgtgggtggggtttttcttctgaaattgaAGGAGTTTTAAATATGGgatactgtatttttctgcagctctctgcacaCATTTGGGGTGTGCAGTTACTGAAAAAAGGATCCTTAAAGCTGAGCTCATCCTTTCTAAACCAGCGTGTCTGAATGAGCAGGCAAGCATCAATCCTGGTAACTCCTGGGCTGGGCAGCTCTTGCCATAGCAAGAATGTGGTGTTTGGAATAGTgtccataaatattttatactgtGAAAATGTCTGTGGGAgagagccctgctgtgctgggagccatGCAGATTCCGAGAGGtaaccccagccagcctggcacATGGGGGAAAGGAGGTGCCAGGGCAGAGAGGGGCCAAGCACGTGGACATCCAGCCAAGCTGTGCCAGGTGCACAGAGCATTTTAACGGGTGTGAGGGAGAGCTGAGGTGTcatgcagagcaggagggggaaatCCTGCCCTTGGACACAGAGGAAGTAAAATCTGCAGTGAGGAAACTGCACGTTAGTTCTCTGTAGACAGGTATCTCAGAATTGCTACACTTGTGTAGCGTGTTTAAGTTGCCTTGTGCAGGTGTTCACTTACAGGCCACACAGCTGAACCAGGCGAGAAGGTTCATGTGCTCCTGAGGGCAGTGCCAGGGTCCTGCTGCCATTCCCAAAGCACGAGTGTTGGTGGCAACCAAGCAAAATGCCCCCCTCTCCCAGCTTCCTGGGTGACCCTGCTGGCATCTGCTCGGTCATTATGAGGATGAGCATGGGGCACCTCCTGACCACAGCAAGCATTTACAAGAATTACACTCCGAGCAATTCGCCCGAGCTGAAAAAATTACCTTTCATTATAAAGAGAAGTAAATCGCAGCTTTGTAATCTGGCTGCCCCCGGTGATATTTACAGCTGTGAGGCTCTACAGGGAGCCATGTCCTCTccatccttttcctcctttttcatgGAAGAATGCTGTTGTGAATGCtgtcactgaaagaaaaagttacaAGAGCTTCCTCCTAGAATTGGTTCAATTCAGCTTCATCACACTAGTGCAAAGAACATATTGCAGCGCTGTGGTGGCctgtttttctggcttttattaATCCAGAAACCTTAATGATGAACAACATTTGTGTCATTGTCTAcacaaatttaatttgtttatgCAGCAGTTCAGTTAATCCTGCAATCTGCTTTTCTCAAATGAGGACAGATAATGGAGACACCGTTCTTTACAGGTCTTCAGGCTTTTAAATTCTGATAAAATCAGGATTCTTCACCAGGTCTTGCCACAGCTCTGAATTAAGCCACTTTAAATGTAATTACTGAAGCTGGCTGTACATCAGGAACATCCATTAAAAGAATTGATTGACCATGCTGTTACAAGGAGGCATTTTATGAACAAACGATCATGATGGGTCCAGAACTGTAATTTATAAAGGCGAAAAAGCAGGTAAATACTTTATTAGTGGTTAATGAGAGGTTCACAAGATAactaaatttcttcttttttacgCAGCTACTTCAGGGAACCTTGGTCCATGGCCATCTATCACGATCGGTTTATTGATCTGCAGAAGGAACTGCGCCAAACCCTGATGTCGGAACAGGTAAGAAAAACGACTGGCGAGTGCACTTTATTATTTAGGTAATTTGTTAGTGTTGTTCACTTTGGTTTCTTCTCCCATCTTTATCCTGAAGCTTTATGTTTCTGTTTACTTCTCTCTTCGGGGAAGCCTGAGCAGACTGTGTACCTCACAGGAGGGGTCACCATGTACACCGTGTCGTTCAGTTTTCTTGTCTGGGCATATTCTCAAGTCTGCCAATAGAACTTGaacttgctttgttttcctttgctgcattTTTGCCTTACAGCTGCAATTTAGTACAAGTACCCAGTGGGATCTGGAGCCTGGCTTGTCCGTGTATCCCCTTGCATTTAGTAGTGTTCCCTGGTAGCGACAGGTTACAGGCCATCCTACCCCTGTCTCAGCTGAGCCCGTGGGTTTTTCAACACCTACCCACAGGGAATGCCTTTTGTAATCCAAAGGGTGAATTGGCTTTTTCAGTGATAAGTGGATTTCCTGAGTAATGGTGAAATTGAAATGTTTGCTAATGCTGTTTACAGTTTTGGCCTTAGCACCATAGACAGAGGCATAAAGCCTCAGCAGCGTGGAACTGCCTGCCCAAAATCCAAAGTCACTGTGCTCCATGGGGAGAACTAGTAACAGCAGGtgtccagcagcccccagcactgcctcccGCACCCCCTGAGGAACTTCTGGCTGATCCCAAACAGAATTTGTGGTCTGATCTTGGTGCTTCCAACTTACTACCCGGGACCAGCTCACCCTGCCCCTACTCACACTGCTTTTGCCTTTGTTTAACCCCCTGTGGTTCCAGACAATGGCACTGGGTTTTAAACGTGTGCTCACGGAGTTTTTAActgtgcagaaaacaaacagaactgaGTTAAATGGAGGCAGGGTGGCATGAGGAAGGGAGGTTGTGGAGCCCATGGGCCACCCATCTCCAGGGCCCAATGCTGCCgcatcccagctgcagccacacgtgctcagccctgccttcTCCCCGAAGGGCTCAGAGCAATTTGCCTCCTGTTGTCCTGACCCAGAAAGGGCCTTGATACGGTTTAATTTGGGTTCTCTTGGAAGACATCTATTAAAACTGTGCAAAATTAGGTTCTGTGCAGAATGGGGGGCCTGATGTGAAGTGTTTTTCTTGCCATcattcaaacatttttctcatgCTGTAAGTGTGAACAACTTCAGAGAAAGGGGAATTGGTGCCCTGCAAATTAAGGACTCACTTGCCTTACCCTGTCTTTGTGGCAGCAGTTCTGACACAGTCTCCCTGCATGGactggaagcagctctgtgagtCAGGATTGTTCCTATGGACATAGGTGATGGTATCTGCATCTGAGTGAAAATTTGGCATTTTggacttctatttttttccacggtgatttttactgtgttttactGAATGTcaccatttctgttttcattggGTGTTCCTTCTGGGCACATTGCCAGATACAGAGTAGGTACCAGTGCTGCTCATGGAATATCTCTTAAATGCCTCAGGACTGGTTGTATTTCTATATGAAGTAAGAGACCTCCTGTCTTTGCCTCCTGTTGCTCATATTCTAGCTCGTTTCAGCATGCAGAAAAATTACTAGTGAAGTGTAAAAATGAGGGAAAGAGATGCTTAAGAACTGTGGGCATAAGTGTGCAGAAGTCAGATATTTCTGGTTAGTTTCCAGAGAAAGTGGAAATCAGTGTCATGCAATAGGGGTAATgtttacagaaatgtttgttaATCGAAGCAATGACTGCACATAAAAGCCAGTTTATGTTCTGGGGACAGGGGCCGTGCGTTTAGCCTGTGTTGAAATTGTCACCCGAGGCTGCCCTCGCAGCGCGGGCTCTGGCAGGGCCGCTGGCGCGGGGCGTGTTTACCCCTCGGGGATCACAGCCATGTGTTTGTGCCGGCGTGCGCAGCTCCGGCGATACAAACATGCagatggcagggctggggtctGCACCTCCATCAGCTGCTGGATGCTACCGCACGCCGGGGGCACACGTGCCGTGCCAGACCTTCCGGAACAGCACTTGTCGTCCGTCAGGAATAATGGCCTGGTGCTCCGGCTGCAGCTGGGCCGTGCCGTCGGTTAAAAGCCGCAGTAAATATTGGGTATgggcggggggaggggggggaatTCCTCTGGCGAAACCCCTCTGACAGGCCGTGTCGGGACAGCCGGGGGTTCCACACAGGTTTGTTCCACGCAATCCTTGCACCTGTGGCCGGTCATTTGTGAGGGAGAGGTGAACAAACAGTCGAGCACCACCGGCCCCAGGGTGCACTCGGTGCCAGCAGTGTGAGCCCCACTCAGTTCCCCCTGTATCCCAGCCCCGACACGTTTTCAGGCCGTTTGTGGATGTCACTGCCATGCTCCGTGGCTCCAGAGTGTGCCCCGAGTCCCGTTCGTCTGTCTgacagctctgtcctgcaggtGCCCGGGCAGCCCCCTGCCGCCGAGCAGCGCCCTGAGCAGAGACCCGGCCCGCCAGCGCTTCGGGAATCCGTCCTGCGCTATCTGCGCCGCCACCGCGCCCACCTGCCCATGTTCGCCCCGACTGACATCTACAGACTGCCGCCGACTGCAGGTGAGAGAGACACGGTGAGGGGACGGGGGTCTCGGTGTGCAGCCCCGGCAGTGATGGGAGGTCTCAGTGTGCAGCCCCGGCAGTGATGGGGGGGTCTCGGTGTGCAGCCCCGGCAGTGATGGGGGGGTCTCGGTGTGCAGCCCCGGCAGTGATGGGAGGTCTCGGTGTGCAGCCCCGGCAGTGACGGGGGGGGTCTCGGTGCGCCGCCCCGGCAGTGATGGGAGGTCTCGGTGTGCAGCCCCGGCAGTGATGGGGGGGTCTCGGTGTGCACCCCCGGTAGTGACTGGGGGTCTCGGTGCGCCGCCCCGGCAGTGACAGGGGGGTCTGAGTGTGCAGCCCCGGCAGTGACAGGGGGGTCTGAGTGTGCAGCCCCGGCAGTGACAGGGGGGTCTGAGTGTGCAGCCCCGGCAGTGAAGGAGGCTCTCGGTGCGCAGCCCCggcgggggggcggcggcgcgTGCCCGCGGGCCCGCAGCTGTATGCTAATGCGCCGcgggccgcccgcccgccccgccccgccgcacGCCTGTCCCaccgggcgggcggggcggcccctCGAcccccccgccgcccggcccggcccgccgggGGGTGTCCGGGGGAGCGGCGGCCCCCGGCGCCCCCCCGCTCGCCGCCCTTTGTGCCGAGGGTCGCGCAGCTTTATGCTAATGACGCGCACAAAGGCGCGCGCGGGGGGGCCCCGCTCGCTCGCGTGCCGCCCGCGTGCCCCGCGCCCCCCACAAAGGGCCCtgcggggggcggggggggcgcTGCCCGCacgcgcccccggccccgcgcggcGCCCCCCGGTCCCGCCACCTGCGGGGCAGCTCGAGCCCCCCGCGCgcagccccgcgccgccgcgGACAAAGGgctgcgggagcggggccgcggcccGGGGCTCTCCCCGCGGCGGCTGCACCTGCCGCATCCTCGGGGGCTTCGGGCGTGTTTGCTTAGACACCGACCGCGGCGTGCGGGGACCCTCTGCCCGCTCCCCGCCGCGCAGCGTTTCTGGCTGAAACCGAGCGCCACCGTCGCCGTCCCTGCCTGTGCCGGGAATCGGGCCGAGCCCCTTAGGGTTAGAGTTAGCGTAACATGTTCGGTTACCaccgggccggggctgcggctcCGCCTGCCCCGACCCCGGAGCAGCGCGGAGTTGTTCGTTCGTAGGGTTGCCGGGCTCGGCCGGGTCCCGATGACCACCCGTTCGTTATTCCTCCCGCTCGGACAGACCCGTCGTTGGGCACCTGCTGCCGCCGACGGGCAGCACCCCCGGCggacagccctgctcccctctgtgCCGCCGCCGCTGCCACAAGCGCCGCTTTCGCCGCCTCCTGCGCCGAGCTCCCCTTTCCCCGCACCCCGGTGCCGGCCGCCCCCGCCAACAGTCCGCCCGCCGAGAGCGGACGGCGCTCCGTGCCGAGCTTCCCGGCAGCGCAGCCTTGGCTGGCGGGCGGCCCGGGAGCACcgcccgctcccggccccgctcccggcgcggggggcggcACACAAAGGCCGCGCGtgccgggcgggcggcgcggggcgggcgggggcggggccgggcgtGTGCCGGTCCGGGCTCAGGtgcggccgcgccgccgccgccgccgctgaTTGGCCcgtcccgccgccgccggcccgaACAATGGCCCCGGCCCGCTTaaaggcggcggcggccgcgccgcgGGCAGAGCGAGGAGCctccgccgcggccgccgccggcccgGAGCCGGCGCGAAGATGCCCCGGGGCTTCCTGGTGAAGCGCAGCCGGCGGCCCACCCCTGTGTCCTACCGGGCACGCTGCTGCCGCGAGGCCGCCGCCggcccgccgctccccgccggcgccgccccgccgcccgcctgccccgccgcgccgccgcccccgccgcgggaCTCGCCGCCGCCGGTGCCGTTCGGGACGCCCGATGCCGCCGTGCAGGCGCTGTACAGCCCCACGCGGCCCGTCAGCAGGGACAAGTACCTGGAGCGCGGCTTCAGCCTGGGCTCGCCCGTTTCGGCCGAGTCCTTCCCCACGCCGGCCGTGCCCAGCACCATGGACCCGATCCTCTTCGCCCCGGCTGACCTCAAGCTCTGGGCCGCTGCTGGCCACGCCGAGCCTCCCGCCGCCCACCCCGGCCCCGGTGGAGCCCctgcgccgcccgccccggcagCGCCGCCCGCCTCGGGCCGCCCGCTCCCCGCCAAGCGCCTGCCGGGCGCGTCCGAACCCGGGCGGCAGAAAGCCCCGTCAGGCAAGAAGACGAAGGCTATCCGCAAGCTGACCTTCGAGGACGAAGTGACCACCTCGCCCGTGCTGGGGCTGCGCATCAAGGAGGGCCCGGTGGAGGCGCCGGCCAAGGCACGGGGCGGCTGCGCCCGTCCTCTGGGCGAGTtcatctgccagctctgcaagGAGGAGTACGGGGACCCCTTCGCGCTGGCGCAGCACCGCTGCTCCCGCATCGTCCGGGTGGAGTACCGCTGCCCGAGTGCGACAAGGTCTTCTCCTGCCCCGCCAACCTCGCCTCCCACCGCCGCTGGCACAAaccgcgcccgcccgccgccaAAGGCGGCCCCGAGGCGGGCCGGGCaccggccgcggccccggccccggccccggccccggcggagGAAACGCCGAAGGAGGcgagcggcggcagcggcagcgagcGGGACACACCGAGCCCCGGCGGAGCCTCGGAGGCGGGCTCCGAGGAGGGGCTCTTCGAGTGTCCCCGCTGCGCCAAGCGGTTCCGCCGGCAAGCCTACCTGCGCAAGCACCTGCTGGGGCACGCCACACCGGCACCCaccccagccccggctcccgcACCGGCCCCGGAGCCCAGCGCCGAGGAGCTGCCCGCCGCCGAGTGCCGCCTCTGCCCGGTCTGCGGGGAGACCTTCCCCAGCAAGAGCAGCCAGGAGCGGCACCTGCGCCTCCTGCACGCCGCCCAGGTCTTCCCCTGCAAGTACTGCCCGGCCACCTTCTACAGCTCTCCCGGCCTCACCCGGCACATCAACAAGTGCCACCCCTCGGAGAACCGGCAGGTCATCCTGCTCCAGGTGCCGCTGCGCCCCGCCTGCTGAGCCGCCCGTGCCttccccgccgccccgcgccgctccccCGGGGCCGCCACACGATTAGCTTTAATACGGCTTGTGACCTGCTGGAATCTGGCTTTATACTTACCTTCCCGGggtctctctcttctttttttttcctttttttttttttttttaatttttttaaaaattttgtttcttcgCTCCGGTTTTTATCGATGTGAACAGATCAAACCGCTCCAGAGAAACGAGTGTTTCCTTTAGTGTAGCCACAAATGCCTTGACTCTGCTGTTGATGGTCTCCAGAAAATGCTGTAGAAACTGCCTTAACTGTGACATGCCaactttctgtttctgttcgTTTTGCCCTTACTAAGGTAGCTCATGAGTTGTCTATCTGTATATGTTGGTTTGAGTAATTATGTTATTT from Corvus cornix cornix isolate S_Up_H32 chromosome 3, ASM73873v5, whole genome shotgun sequence encodes:
- the INSM1 gene encoding LOW QUALITY PROTEIN: insulinoma-associated protein 1 (The sequence of the model RefSeq protein was modified relative to this genomic sequence to represent the inferred CDS: inserted 2 bases in 2 codons), producing MAPARLKAAAAAPRAERGASAAXRRRPGAGAKMPRGFLVKRSRRPTPVSYRARCCREAAAGPPLPAGAAPPPACPAAPPPPPRDSPPPVPFGTPDAAVQALYSPTRPVSRDKYLERGFSLGSPVSAESFPTPAVPSTMDPILFAPADLKLWAAAGHAEPPAAHPGPGGAPAPPAPAAPPASGRPLPAKRLPGASEPGRQKAPSGKKTKAIRKLTFEDEVTTSPVLGLRIKEGPVEAPAKARGGCARPLGEFICQLCKEEYGDPFALAQHRCSRIVRVEYRCPXCDKVFSCPANLASHRRWHKPRPPAAKGGPEAGRAPAAAPAPAPAPAEETPKEASGGSGSERDTPSPGGASEAGSEEGLFECPRCAKRFRRQAYLRKHLLGHATPAPTPAPAPAPAPEPSAEELPAAECRLCPVCGETFPSKSSQERHLRLLHAAQVFPCKYCPATFYSSPGLTRHINKCHPSENRQVILLQVPLRPAC